The nucleotide sequence CTTTTTGTACCAATCCGAATTATACAATGATTCCCCAACGGCTTCCATCTAAAAATATCGCTTTTGTTGTTAAATCgcatttcatttattaatttgaggTTTTACTTCATTAAGAAGAATTTGTCCGTAAgaacaataaatatataattgaTAATTGTGGCAAACCAAGTACGAAACGTACGATAATTTATCCGTTGATGGTGGGAAactaaaaatggttttaaaaaatataaataattaataattaaataaatttcgaaCCCATCAACATTCAACATAAAAATTCCGACGCAGATACAACAAGTAgttgtaaaaaaatgattcaaCAATTGAATAGAATAAATACCATTTATGTAAGTTATGAACCTCAAAATAAAATCGTGGTATTTAACCAATTTACAAAATTCTGTATAAGTTTCTTTAGGATCTCGCGTCATATCTAAGTGCTCCAAACCATATTGCACCTTAATCATTTGAATAACCGcgcaattaattaatgtaaaaaacaTGGAATCATACACAATCATCGAATACCCCAATGTTGTTAAATAAGTTTGATCAATAATCATCGAAGCATATTCTGACCATTCCAACTGCTTTTCAAATACCTTGTATTCAGCAACTGCTATATTAATATCATAACCAAT is from Onthophagus taurus isolate NC chromosome 8, IU_Otau_3.0, whole genome shotgun sequence and encodes:
- the LOC111414553 gene encoding odorant receptor 85c-like; amino-acid sequence: MEVEYVKKYALFHLNLLGLNPFNRNIWADIRTFFYVIILIFPSILLCINVYKNTDGLDGLQSMIYLFPPADQVLFKLVCTIYFNENIKKVIDRINLFWNNDVYGDEFKKHLENKNQEFLKILNKYRIMLFVTVIGYDINIAVAEYKVFEKQLEWSEYASMIIDQTYLTTLGYSMIVYDSMFFTLINCAVIQMIKVQYGLEHLDMTRDPKETYTEFCKLVKYHDFILRFITYINGIYSIQLLNHFFTTTCCICVGIFMLNVDGFEIYLIINYLYFLKPFLVSHHQRINYRTFRTWFATIINYIFIVLTDKFFLMKWKPLGNHCIIRIGTKSFSQN